Proteins encoded in a region of the Vicia villosa cultivar HV-30 ecotype Madison, WI linkage group LG5, Vvil1.0, whole genome shotgun sequence genome:
- the LOC131607826 gene encoding photosystem II core complex proteins psbY, chloroplastic produces MASTIIAMTMMNTKCFNTTTSPKLHNPTKLITKPTSLLSLKNLLPKATPSTENTKLSSSIAGTALAGAIFSTLGACDPAFAAQQIADIAEASSDNRGLALLLPIIPAIAWVLFNILQPALNQINRMRNKGVIIGLGLGGLTASGFVSTQDAMASEIAAIAEAGSDNRGQLLLFVVAPAILWVLYNILQPALNQINRMRSD; encoded by the coding sequence ATGGCGTCAACCATAATTGCAATGACCATGATGAACACAAAGTGCTTCAACACTACAACCTCACCAAAGCTCCACAACCCAACAAAACTCATCACAAAACCCACCTCACTCCTTTCCCTCAAGAACCTTCTTCCAAAAGCAACTCCCTCAACAGAAAACACCAAACTATCATCTTCCATAGCAGGAACAGCACTTGCAGGAGCAATATTCTCAACCCTCGGAGCCTGTGACCCTGCTTTTGCAGCACAACAAATAGCTGACATAGCTGAAGCATCATCAGATAACCGTGGTTTAGCACTTCTGTTACCTATAATTCCTGCCATAGCTTGGGTTCTGTTCAACATTCTTCAACCAGCACTTAACCAAATCAACCGTATGCGTAACAAAGGGGTTATTATTGGCTTGGGTCTTGGTGGATTAACTGCTTCAGGATTTGTGTCAACGCAAGATGCAATGGCTAGTGAAATTGCTGCTATTGCTGAAGCTGGTAGTGATAATAGGGGTCAGCTTCTTTTGTTTGTTGTAGCACCTGCTATTCTTTGGGTTCTCTATAATATTTTGCAGCCTGCTCTTAACCAAATCAACAGAATGAGATCAGACTGA
- the LOC131607827 gene encoding uncharacterized protein LOC131607827, with translation MKFTLTKPFILRCFLISLFLSLPFLFLHLFSPQPPITTTIATTTVTTTGLKIRPGYTSYETYIQRQLNKTLNPKLRKIWTTRDWNRKIPVFAKFFQQLQTNNLLQKTSKALCIGARVGQEVEALRRIGVVDSIGMDLVPYPPLVVKGDFHNQPFDNDTFDFEFSNVFDHALYPQKFVAEIERTLKPNGVCVLHVALARRADKYSANDLYSVDPLVALFKNSVLVHVVGVDGFGLDTEVAFRKKPPNRHRL, from the coding sequence ATGAAATTCACATTAACAAAACCATTCATTCTTCGTTGTTTTCTcatctctctttttctctcccTCCCTTTTCTCTTCCTCCATCTCTTCTCTCCCCAACCACCAATAACCACCACCATCGCAACCACCACCGTAACAACCACCGGCCTAAAAATTCGACCCGGTTACACATCCTACGAAACCTACATACAACGCCAACTCAACAAAACTCTCAACCCAAAACTCCGCAAAATATGGACCACCCGCGACTGGAACCGCAAGATCCCAGTTTTCGCCAAATTCTTCCAACAACTCCAAACCAACAACCTCCTCCAAAAAACATCCAAAGCCTTATGCATTGGCGCGCGCGTTGGACAAGAGGTTGAAGCTCTACGAAGAATCGGCGTCGTTGATTCCATCGGAATGGACCTCGTTCCGTATCCACCGTTGGTCGTCAAAGGCGATTTCCATAACCAACCGTTCGATAACGACACGTTCGATTTCGAATTCTCTAACGTCTTCGATCATGCGCTCTACCCGCAGAAATTCGTTGCTGAGATTGAACGGACGTTGAAGCCTAACGGCGTTTGTGTGTTGCATGTGGCGTTAGCGCGGCGCGCTGATAAATATTCTGCTAACGATCTTTACAGTGTTGATCCTCTTGTTGCGCTTTTCAAGAATTCTGTTTTGGTTCATGTGGTTGGTGTTGATGGGTTTGGTTTGGACACTGAAGTTGCGTTTCGTAAGAAACCACCCAATCGTCATA
- the LOC131603282 gene encoding actin-related protein 3: MDPAASRPAVVIDNGSGYTKMGFAGNVEPCFIVPTVVAINESFLNQSRSSSKGNWIAQHNAGVMADLDFFIGDDALSKARSSSTYNLSYPIKHGQVENWDAMERYWQQCIFNYLRCDPEDHYFLLTESPLTAPESREYTGEIMFETFNVPGLYIAVNSVLALAAGYTTSKCEMTGVVVDIGDGATHVVPVADGYVIGSSIKSVPIAGKDVTLFVQQLMRERGENIPPEDSFEVARKVKEMHCYTCSDIVKEFNKHDKEPAKYIKQWRGVKPKTGAPYSCDIGYERFLGPEVFFNPEMYSSDFTTPLPVVIDKCIQSAPIDTRRSLYKNIVLSGGSTMFKDFHRRLQRDIKKIVDARVLAAEARLNGEIKSHPVEVNVLSHPIQRFAVWFGGSVLASTPEFFTACHTKAEYEEYGASICRTNPVFKGMY; the protein is encoded by the exons ATGGACCCAGCTGCTTCTCGTCCTGCTGTAGTCATCGACAATGGCTCCGG GTATACCAAGATGGGGTTTGCTGGTAATGTTGAACCTTGTTTTATTGTTCCAACAGTAGTTGCAATTAATGAGTCGTTTCTGAATCAATCGAGGAGTTCTTCTAAGGGAAATTGGATTGCGCAGCATAATGCTGGTGTTATGGCTGATCTTGATTTCTTTATTGGAGATGATGCACTTTCTAAGGCTCGGTCTAGCAGTACTTATAATCTCAGCTACCCAATTAAACATGGTCAGGTTGAGAATTGGGATGCCATGGAACGATACTGGCAGCAGTGTATATTCAATTATTTGAGGTGTGATCCTGAGGATCATTATTTTCTCTTGACAGAGAGTCCATTGACAGCGCCAGAGAGTCGCGAGTATACTGGAGAAATTATGTTTGAGACTTTTAATGTGCCTGGACTTTACATTGCTGTGAACTCCGTGCTTGCTCTGGCTGCTGGCTATACAACGTCTAAG TGTGAGATGACAGGAGTTGTAGTTGATATCGGAGATGGGGCTACACATGTTGTACCAGTTGCGGATGGTTATGTTATTGGAAGTAGCATCAAGTCAGTTCCTATTGCTGGAAAGGATGTTACTCTTTTTGTCCAGCAGCTAATGCGG GAAAGAGGAGAGAATATACCTCCAGAAGACTCTTTTGAAGTGGCTCGGAAAGTGAAAGAAATGCATTGCTACACCTGCTCTGACATAGTGAAG GAATTTAATAAGCATGACAAAGAACCAGCCAAGTATATCAAGCAATGGAGAGGCGTAAAACCAAAGACTGGGGCTCCGTATTCCTGTGATATTGGCTATGAACGCTTTCTTGGACCTGAG GTTTTCTTTAATCCTGAGATGTATAGCAGCGACTTTACCACTCCTTTGCCAGTCGTAATAGACAAGTGCATTCAGTCTGCACCAATTGACACAAGGAGATCACTGTATAAG AATATAGTGTTATCAGGGGGATCAACGATGTTCAAGGATTTTCATAGGAGATTACAACGTGATATAAAGAAAATTGTGGATGCTCGTGTCCTTGCAGCTGAAGCACGCCTAAATGGGGAGATAAAA TCACATCCCGTGGAGGTCAATGTACTCAGCCATCCTATCCAAAGGTTTGCAGTTTGGTTTGGAGGATCTGTGCTAGCATCAACGCCAGAATTTTTTACG GCTTGTCATACAAAGGCAGAATATGAAGAATATGGAGCAAGCATTTGCCGCACAAATCCTGTTTTCAAGGGGATGTATTAG
- the LOC131607824 gene encoding glycosyl hydrolase 5 family protein-like: MCSWWQCMMVFINFLLIGATILMVEPVAALEGVPLVTNSRWIVNQNGQRVKLACVNWVSHLDAVVAEGLSKKPVDEISKGIKSMGFNCVRLTWPTLLATDDTISNLKVRQSLEKHGLKDSIVGFQSNNPSILDLSLIQAFQAVVKSLGNNNVMVILDNHLTNPGWCCGNTDGNGFFGDQFFDPNLWVQGLTKMATLFKGVPNVVGMSLRNELRGPKQNENDWYRYMVQGAEAVHAANPNVLVILSGLSFDTDLSFIAKRPVNLSFKGKLVFEAHRYSFTNGQEWVNENPNQVCGRVTQNLKDTSGYLVDQGYPLIMSEFGVDLRGTNVNDNRYLNCFISYVVELDLDWALWALQGSYYIREGDIGHEEFFGLLNLNWTQVRNSGFLHRITSFQLPFQGPGIIQGDPYKLIFHPLTGLCVISNFSEKHVLKLGQCFSSDGWYYTPQNIVLRKGTNNCIKVVNEGKPVTLSTNCSGDDSKWDMISDSKLHLSSKTNGRSHVCLDVDGDNNIVTNACKCLNQDKSCDPVSQWFKIIDSGKRSIQSTSTLSKTFMKPLI, encoded by the exons ATGTGTAGTTGGTGGCAGTGCATGATGGTTTTCATCAACTTTCTTTTGATCGGAGCAACCATATTGATGGTGGAGCCGGTGGCGGCATTGGAAGGTGTTCCACTTGTAACAAATTCTCGATGGATTGTTAACCAAAATGGACAGAGAGTGAAGCTTGCATGTGTGAATTGGGTGTCTCATTTAGATGCTGTTGTGGCTGAAGGGCTCAGTAAAAAGCCTGTGGATGAAATATCGAAAGGAATAAAGAGCATGGGCTTTAACTGTGTTAGGCTAACATGGCCTACTCTTCTTGCCACTGATGACACCATTTCTAATCTAAAGGTTAGACAATCATTGGAGAAACATGGTCTCAAAGATTCTATTGTTGGTTTTCAATCCAATAACCCTTCCATCCTTGATCTTTCACTCATCCAAGCTTTTCAG GCAGTTGTAAAAAGCCTTGGGAACAATAATGTGATGGTGATTTTGGACAACCACCTAACAAATCCAGGATGGTGTTGTGGTAATACCGATGGCAACGGGTTTTTCGGCGACCAATTTTTCGACCCGAATCTATGGGTTCAGGGCCTAACCAAAATGGCCACTCTTTTCAAAGGAGTCCCTAATGTGGTAGGCATGAGCTTGAGGAATGAACTCAGAGGCCCAAAACAGAATGAAAACGATTGGTACAG GTATATGGTACAAGGAGCAGAAGCAGTTCATGCAGCAAATCCAAATGTTCTTGTAATTTTATCTGGATTAAGCTTTGACACAGACTTATCCTTCATTGCCAAAAGGCCAGTGAACCTATCATTTAAAGGGAAACTAGTATTTGAAGCACATAGGTATTCATTCACTAATGGTCAAGAATGGGTAAATGAAAACCCAAATCAAGTATGTGGACGAGTAACTCAAAATTTGAAGGACACATCTGGTTACTTGGTGGATCAAGGATATCCATTGATTATGAGTGAGTTTGGAGTTGATTTGAGAGGTACTAATGTCAATGACAACCGTTATCTTAACTGCTTTATATCATATGTAGTTGAACTTGATTTGGATTGGGCCTTGTGGGCATTGCAAGGTAGTTACTACATTAGAGAAGGGGATATTGGACATGAAGAGTTTTTTGGTCTTCTCAATTTGAATTGGACACAAGTTAGAAATAGTGGCTTCTTGCATAGAATTACTTCCTTCCAACTTCCATTTCAAGGTCCAGGCATAATACAAGGAGATCCATACAAACTTATATTCCATCCTTTAACGGGACTTTGCGTCATCTCGAATTTTTCGGAAAAACATGTGTTGAAATTGGGTCAATGTTTTTCTTCAGATGGTTGGTACTACACGCCACAAAACATAGTATTAAGAAAAGGAACAAATAATTGCATAAAAGTGGTGAATGAAGGGAAGCCTGTAACACTTAGCACAAATTGCTCTGGTGATGACTCTAAATGGGACATGATCTCAGATTCCAAGTTGCATCTTTCATCAAAAACTAACGGTAGATCACATGTTTGTCTAGATGTGGATGGTGACAACAACATTGTGACCAATGCTTGTAAATGCTTGAACCAAGATAAATCATGTGACCCTGTAAGCCAATGGTTTAAAATTATTGATAGTGGGAAGAGGTCAATTCAGTCAACCTCTACATTATCCAAGACTTTTATGAAACCATTGATCTAA